Proteins co-encoded in one Neosynechococcus sphagnicola sy1 genomic window:
- a CDS encoding response regulator transcription factor, with amino-acid sequence MIRVLLVDDQSIIRQGLKALLQLEPDLEVVGDAENGQIALQQVAVLQPDVVLMDIRMPVMDGVAATQQICQRFSQTKVLVLTTFEDDEYVAAAIRVGAVGYLLKDTPSEELATAIRAIDKGYAQFGPGILQKMAARVPAIPPPSPSQPQNLMELTPRERQVLCLIAVGASNREIAHTLYISEGTVKNHVTNILNRLGLRDRTQAAIVANAHLSWLQASDAGDSR; translated from the coding sequence ATCAAAGTATTATTCGCCAAGGCTTAAAGGCGTTATTACAGTTAGAGCCTGACCTCGAGGTGGTCGGGGATGCGGAAAATGGTCAGATAGCACTGCAACAGGTAGCGGTACTGCAACCGGATGTGGTGTTGATGGATATCCGCATGCCCGTCATGGATGGCGTTGCCGCTACCCAACAGATTTGTCAGCGGTTTTCCCAGACCAAAGTATTGGTGTTGACTACCTTTGAGGATGATGAGTACGTGGCGGCGGCAATCCGAGTTGGAGCCGTTGGTTATCTCCTGAAAGATACGCCCTCCGAAGAATTAGCGACGGCAATTCGAGCCATTGACAAAGGCTATGCCCAATTTGGCCCTGGCATTCTCCAAAAAATGGCGGCTCGGGTTCCGGCAATTCCCCCCCCAAGCCCCAGTCAGCCCCAAAATTTGATGGAATTAACCCCCCGAGAGCGGCAGGTCTTGTGTTTAATTGCAGTAGGAGCCAGCAACCGAGAAATTGCCCATACCCTCTACATTTCCGAAGGAACCGTGAAAAATCATGTGACCAATATCTTAAATCGTCTGGGGCTGCGCGATCGCACCCAGGCAGCTATTGTTGCCAACGCCCATCTATC